A segment of the Corvus hawaiiensis isolate bCorHaw1 chromosome 16, bCorHaw1.pri.cur, whole genome shotgun sequence genome:
TGTAACCGcagttgaaaacaaaagaatagCTTCACACTGCCCGTTGTGCAGGGTGGAAGCTGCCCGGGTCTCGCTGTTACCCCGCAGTACGGGCTGGATAACATCGAAACCACACGCCAGGAAACCTGCTGGTGCCACACGGGGCACCTGTTTCCTTCCGGGACAAAAATTCCTGCGTGACTGCGGGCTCACTTCCCCTCCCGGTCCCGCAAGGGGATCCCCGCTCTGCTCGCCCCGGGACCCAGCGGGCTGGCCCGCAGCCGGGCCGGTGTGGCGGGGGCCACTCGCCTGTCCATGCGACACTCCAGGTAGGCCATGGCGCTCTGCCGGCAGGCCGCGCTCTCGTAGCCGCTGCGGCGGAGACACTCCATGAAGCGCTCTTTGAAGGCGCTGCACTCCCCTGCAACACAGAGCGAGGGCCGCGCTACCGCCGCGCTCGGGGgcggcccgggggcggcggggcggcggggcgcggggcagGCCCGGCGCTAGGCCGCGCTACCGCACCGAAGTGATCCAGCGGGAACGCGCCCTTGTCCGGCGGCCGCGGCGTGAAGCTCTTGTTGCTGAAGTTCATGGCGGTGGACATGTCGCCGCCGGGGGTGGAGACACGGACGGCCCGGTCCCTGCGGTCACTCGCCGGTCCCTGCGGTCACTCGCCCACTCACTGCCGCCGCCGGGGGGAGCCGCGCGCCGAGCGCATCGAGCGGGTCACGTGACCGCCGGCgcgcggagggggcggggccgcgccgccaTGGAAACGGCGTGGGCGTTGTTATGGCaaccggagcggcggcgggagcgaGGCGCGCGTCGCCATGGAGACGCCGCCGCCCGCCATGTTGGGCCTGGCCCCGAGCGGGAGCCGCTCCCGTCCGTGCACCCAGGTGTTATAAACGTATATTGTAATGTTGGCTTCTCGCAAGTATtaaggtagatattatataatgttagaaatgctttttgctgtgtggatgtagttttctttctttttagcaagaatacTAGCAAGTGTAAGCgagtaagataacctccaagcgaacagaggatgaggcccaagAGTGGCtaatcaccgctctgcccggggggcaaagaggccaaagctgcaatcagccctga
Coding sequences within it:
- the LOC125334469 gene encoding cytochrome c oxidase assembly protein COX19 → MSTAMNFSNKSFTPRPPDKGAFPLDHFGECSAFKERFMECLRRSGYESAACRQSAMAYLECRMDRQLMANEPLEKLGFKDLINEKSEEKPEKS